A stretch of Spirosoma oryzicola DNA encodes these proteins:
- the pta gene encoding phosphate acetyltransferase, translated as MTKSIFIASVEPYTGKSLLALGLVNSLLGKTQKVGYFKPIITPQLPGQKEIHIEAILDYFALPIPYEDTYAFTRQEALQHMEQEERGEMLNTIISKYKKLEESCDFTVIEGSDFLGEGIAFEFESNAAIAKNLGAPVLIIISGESKSTAQIISAALSALQGFESREVQVLGLVANRVKAEQVDDVRELLRMQLPAGMMLTVIPWEKQLQSPTMKEIRDALGAKVLVGESLLSNQVDNFVTGAMMLPNFLNYIKENVLIVTPGDRGDIIIGALQANLSANYPKVAGIVLTAGTEPDEPVTRLIAGLQTVIPILTVQQGTFGTTTAIGAIHSRITADNRKKIELAIDVFEKNVDTKALDDRLVTFQSEGITPHMFQYQLVKTARSQKKHIVLPEGNDDRILKAAARLVAQNVVELTILGDEAEILAATKRLGITLEPGSVTIINPATSENYDAYAATLYELRKAKNVNLDMARDMMLDVSYFGTMMVYQGHADGMVSGAVHTTQHTIRPALQFIKTKPGVSLVSSVFFMCLPDRVSVFGDCAVNPNPTASQLAEIAISSAESSARFGIEPRIAMLSYSSGTSGEGEDVEKVRQATAIVRNKRPDLKIEGPIQYDAAVDPLVGSQKLPNSDVAGRASVLIFPDLNTGNNTYKAVQRETGALAIGPMLQGLNKPINDLSRGCTVDDVFNTVVITAIQCQDTIS; from the coding sequence ATGACGAAATCCATATTTATCGCATCGGTAGAGCCTTACACGGGTAAATCCTTGTTAGCGCTCGGCCTGGTAAACAGCCTTTTGGGTAAAACACAGAAAGTTGGTTACTTCAAACCCATTATCACTCCACAGCTTCCCGGCCAGAAAGAGATTCATATCGAGGCCATTCTGGATTACTTCGCCCTACCCATTCCTTACGAGGACACGTATGCGTTTACCCGGCAGGAAGCCCTCCAGCATATGGAACAGGAAGAGCGGGGCGAAATGCTTAACACCATCATCAGCAAGTACAAGAAACTGGAAGAATCCTGCGACTTTACGGTCATTGAAGGTAGTGATTTTCTGGGGGAGGGTATTGCTTTTGAGTTTGAATCGAATGCCGCTATTGCTAAAAATCTCGGCGCTCCCGTCCTGATCATCATCAGTGGAGAGTCTAAATCGACCGCCCAGATTATCAGCGCAGCCCTGAGTGCACTGCAAGGTTTTGAGAGCCGGGAGGTTCAGGTGCTGGGTCTGGTTGCCAACCGGGTCAAAGCGGAGCAGGTAGACGACGTTCGGGAACTGCTTCGGATGCAACTACCCGCCGGCATGATGCTTACCGTCATACCGTGGGAAAAGCAGCTCCAGAGTCCGACTATGAAAGAGATCAGGGACGCGCTCGGCGCGAAAGTACTCGTTGGCGAAAGTCTGCTTTCCAATCAGGTAGACAACTTTGTGACGGGAGCCATGATGCTGCCAAACTTCCTGAATTACATCAAGGAAAACGTACTTATCGTGACGCCCGGCGACCGGGGCGACATCATCATTGGCGCGTTGCAGGCGAATCTGTCGGCCAATTACCCGAAAGTAGCGGGTATCGTGCTGACCGCAGGGACGGAGCCGGACGAGCCCGTCACCCGCTTGATTGCAGGCCTTCAAACGGTTATTCCCATCCTCACGGTACAGCAGGGTACGTTTGGTACGACAACCGCCATCGGGGCCATTCATTCCCGCATCACCGCCGACAACCGAAAGAAAATCGAACTGGCTATCGACGTATTTGAAAAGAACGTGGATACCAAAGCGCTGGACGACCGACTGGTTACGTTCCAGTCCGAAGGTATCACTCCCCACATGTTCCAGTATCAGCTCGTCAAAACGGCCAGAAGTCAGAAAAAGCACATTGTCCTGCCGGAAGGAAACGACGATCGGATCTTGAAAGCGGCTGCCCGTCTGGTCGCTCAAAACGTTGTCGAACTGACTATTCTGGGCGATGAAGCCGAGATATTGGCGGCAACAAAACGATTGGGAATTACGCTCGAACCCGGCTCGGTGACCATTATAAACCCGGCCACTTCGGAAAACTACGACGCGTACGCAGCGACATTGTACGAACTGCGCAAAGCGAAAAACGTGAACCTGGACATGGCGCGCGATATGATGCTGGACGTTTCGTACTTTGGTACGATGATGGTCTACCAGGGTCATGCCGATGGTATGGTTTCGGGCGCGGTCCATACCACCCAGCACACCATCCGACCTGCCCTGCAATTTATCAAAACCAAGCCGGGTGTCTCGCTGGTGTCATCGGTCTTTTTTATGTGCTTGCCCGACCGCGTATCCGTCTTCGGCGACTGCGCCGTAAACCCGAATCCAACCGCTTCTCAACTGGCCGAAATCGCCATTTCATCCGCCGAGAGCAGTGCACGCTTCGGTATTGAGCCGCGCATTGCCATGCTTTCTTACTCGTCGGGAACGTCGGGTGAAGGCGAAGACGTGGAAAAGGTACGACAGGCCACAGCCATCGTTCGCAATAAACGTCCTGACTTAAAAATCGAAGGACCGATTCAGTATGATGCGGCCGTCGATCCGCTGGTAGGCAGTCAGAAACTACCCAATTCCGATGTAGCGGGTCGGGCCAGCGTGTTGATTTTTCCCGATTTGAATACCGGCAACAATACGTACAAAGCCGTGCAACGAGAAACGGGTGCGCTCGCCATCGGTCCGATGTTACAAGGACTCAACAAACCCATTAATGACCTGAGCCGAGGCTGTACCGTCGATGATGTGTTTAATACCGTCGTCATCACGGCCATTCAATGTCAGGATACTATTTCCTAG
- a CDS encoding T9SS C-terminal target domain-containing protein produces MKKIFLISVLTVLLEHFFIVQLHAQWTSTFLPQARSEVAASSVGSKALFAGGQSSTSYGTPYQTDRVDVYDALTNQWSVSTLSIPRSRIAAATVSDLVFFAGGMTRGFGPSHSWATVDIYTESTNQWTTAQLSQARHSIAAVSAGGKVLFAGGSSLTPQDVLIDYSAVDIYDVATKQWSVTQLPRLKGSNLGATSVGNKVFFAGDGLLDIYDIATGQWTISTIPRVKEEVVAVSVGNKVLLAGGSPISDIVDIYDISTNQWTMAQLSQARSKVSAVSIDNKVFFAGGLTAQSNDYSNVLDVYDVNTNQLVASQLPKVKGNLATVRVNNQILLAENNQVTTTYSQPANVDIFTVNQALPVTLVSFAGVWIDEVGTQLTWQTSFETNNDYFEIQRSSNAKVYETIGRIKGQGTARTLNEYSFVDTDKPDIINYYRLKQVDFDGKVHFSKIISVNSQEGYQQSASLSVWPIPATESLTISLSSGQTISEMTIYSIHGQRMVSSIKPQQKVDVSGLTAGVYLIDILTSDNKHLRSRFVKQQ; encoded by the coding sequence ATGAAAAAGATTTTCCTTATCTCTGTCCTAACAGTTCTGCTTGAACACTTCTTCATCGTTCAACTTCATGCTCAATGGACAAGTACGTTTCTTCCACAAGCTCGATCTGAAGTGGCGGCTTCTAGTGTAGGAAGTAAAGCTTTATTTGCAGGAGGGCAAAGTTCTACTTCTTATGGCACTCCTTATCAAACAGATAGAGTTGACGTATATGACGCTCTTACGAACCAATGGAGCGTAAGCACGCTCTCGATCCCCAGATCTCGTATTGCAGCGGCTACTGTATCTGATTTGGTATTCTTCGCAGGTGGTATGACCAGAGGTTTTGGCCCATCTCATTCATGGGCTACCGTGGACATATACACTGAATCTACCAATCAATGGACAACAGCTCAACTTTCGCAGGCAAGGCACTCTATAGCTGCTGTCAGTGCTGGGGGAAAAGTCTTATTCGCCGGGGGGTCTTCTCTCACCCCACAAGATGTTTTAATTGACTACAGTGCCGTGGATATTTACGATGTAGCTACAAAGCAGTGGTCGGTAACGCAACTCCCTCGCCTTAAAGGTAGTAATTTAGGAGCAACCAGCGTAGGTAACAAGGTCTTTTTTGCAGGTGATGGGCTTCTGGATATTTATGATATAGCGACTGGGCAGTGGACAATCTCCACAATTCCTCGAGTTAAGGAAGAGGTAGTGGCTGTTAGTGTTGGAAATAAAGTTTTATTAGCAGGAGGCAGCCCTATTTCTGACATCGTAGATATCTATGATATATCTACTAATCAGTGGACGATGGCGCAACTTTCGCAAGCAAGAAGTAAGGTTTCAGCTGTGAGCATTGATAATAAAGTTTTCTTCGCTGGCGGATTAACTGCGCAATCAAATGATTATTCAAACGTACTTGATGTATACGATGTAAATACCAACCAGCTGGTTGCCTCACAACTTCCAAAGGTTAAAGGCAATTTAGCTACCGTCCGTGTGAATAATCAAATATTATTAGCTGAAAATAATCAAGTTACAACTACCTACTCACAGCCAGCAAATGTCGACATTTTTACAGTAAATCAGGCTTTGCCGGTTACCTTAGTCTCTTTTGCTGGCGTATGGATTGATGAGGTAGGAACTCAACTTACTTGGCAAACCTCATTCGAAACAAACAATGATTATTTTGAAATTCAGCGCAGCAGTAATGCCAAAGTTTACGAAACAATTGGCCGCATTAAGGGACAAGGTACTGCGAGAACTCTTAATGAGTATAGCTTTGTAGATACTGATAAGCCCGATATAATCAACTACTACCGGCTAAAACAAGTTGATTTCGACGGTAAAGTGCATTTTTCCAAAATAATTTCAGTCAACTCTCAAGAGGGTTATCAACAGTCAGCCAGCTTGTCGGTATGGCCTATTCCAGCGACTGAATCACTGACGATTAGCTTATCATCAGGACAAACTATTAGTGAGATGACCATATACAGTATTCATGGGCAACGGATGGTCAGCTCTATTAAACCGCAACAGAAAGTCGATGTATCAGGTCTAACAGCGGGTGTCTATTTGATAGATATACTCACCTCAGACAACAAGCACCTAAGATCCCGTTTTGTCAAACAACAGTAA
- a CDS encoding DUF3127 domain-containing protein, translating into MALELVGKLVKVLPEVTGQGKNGAWNKQEFVIETLDSQYPKKVCLTAWGEKANDLKQFADGDTLKATFSAESREYNDRWYTELRAFRIELAEGGGESGYSAPSRPAQAQPARPAGQSQPAAMPFNTTFDDESNDLPF; encoded by the coding sequence ATGGCACTGGAATTAGTAGGGAAGCTCGTAAAAGTATTGCCAGAAGTGACGGGGCAGGGCAAAAATGGGGCATGGAACAAACAAGAGTTTGTTATCGAAACTCTTGATAGTCAATATCCTAAAAAAGTGTGTCTGACGGCCTGGGGCGAGAAAGCAAACGATCTAAAGCAATTCGCGGATGGCGATACGCTGAAAGCAACGTTTAGCGCCGAATCACGGGAGTACAACGATCGGTGGTATACCGAGCTGCGCGCTTTTCGTATCGAACTAGCTGAAGGAGGAGGAGAGAGCGGTTATTCGGCTCCATCGCGTCCGGCACAGGCACAACCGGCTCGTCCTGCGGGGCAAAGTCAACCGGCTGCTATGCCGTTCAATACGACCTTTGACGATGAAAGTAACGATCTGCCTTTCTAA
- a CDS encoding tetratricopeptide repeat protein: MQAFLLKISLFFCLTLAWLPGKASQADTIRRADSLFAAGAQEDAAKLYETAIAEGHSATDGMLLKLASAYERQNDVPRLLYFLQVYFDRHPDDAVLHRMNEVARSNNLNGYETDDLNYFYLFYKKYGIYFLLFLLIPAGYAFGVISVKLIRKEPIAVRQKWVLFLYLIGLLLFVNLPEGVQSGIISHDRVLLRTNPSAAAPVAEIIGRGNKVNIIGSEDIYLRVFWHNELYYIRRDNVWVI, encoded by the coding sequence ATGCAAGCCTTTCTCCTTAAAATAAGCCTATTTTTTTGCCTGACGCTTGCATGGCTGCCAGGAAAAGCATCTCAGGCAGATACGATTCGTCGGGCCGATTCGTTGTTTGCCGCTGGTGCTCAAGAGGATGCAGCCAAACTTTATGAGACGGCCATTGCTGAGGGGCATTCTGCCACGGATGGCATGTTGCTTAAACTGGCCAGCGCTTATGAGCGTCAGAATGACGTGCCGCGATTGCTTTATTTTTTGCAGGTTTATTTCGACCGTCATCCCGACGATGCCGTACTGCATCGAATGAACGAAGTGGCTCGTTCGAACAACCTCAACGGCTACGAAACCGACGATCTGAATTACTTCTACTTGTTTTATAAAAAGTACGGGATTTATTTTCTGCTTTTTCTACTGATTCCGGCGGGGTACGCCTTCGGGGTAATCAGCGTAAAGCTGATTCGAAAAGAGCCAATCGCCGTTCGTCAGAAATGGGTACTGTTTCTTTATCTGATTGGGCTGTTGCTCTTTGTGAATCTGCCGGAGGGCGTTCAATCAGGTATCATAAGCCATGACCGCGTATTACTGCGAACAAACCCATCCGCTGCCGCGCCCGTTGCCGAGATTATAGGGCGCGGTAATAAAGTAAACATCATTGGCAGTGAGGATATTTACCTGCGCGTGTTCTGGCACAACGAGCTTTATTACATCCGGCGGGACAATGTATGGGTGATCTAA
- a CDS encoding gliding motility-associated C-terminal domain-containing protein, giving the protein MVHLYRRRFLMVGLISVLLIISGVVRATHIVGGELELRYLGPQSAFSHRVVLNLYFDDVNGDSGADDGFVSVGVFSKRTDELIGFVSLRRISSEYVAYTNNSCQIANLRTRLIRHSQDINLDPNVFNDPGGYYLSWERCCRNSTIVNIQNPANAGSTFYLEFPALSVRNSSPVFTIPRGDYACINQPFTLDFSAKDADGDSLTYALVTPYNGHSTRNVPNPGYSAANFPIFFPAPYTPVSWISGVSEANEIPGSQPLRVNARSGLLTVTPNRTGLHVFSVQVDEYRKGVRIGRVRRDYQILVVDCQKNDPPKLLFRPEGQASFYTQGTVLTIAEKDTNCLDLYVTDPNPNQRIRIINMSGSLPGLTLAPGDLFTRSTRDTLRTKFCFGRCVGNGQPFTLLIRATDEGCPQGLSDTISIRLNIVPSPNNKPLASTNLLNNKSTVTVGTSLSFTAFGNDIDNDNITIQAVGRGFTLAQAGMSFGSATGIGKVAQPFTWKPTCTDATRAEYIVDFIVTDTRCNGNLRDTVTVNLSAMGLPSQPPTVRTTLAQPVVELTVGSKESAGSTFTVIGDDADRDTIRLTAVGRGFNYKVSGMNFTDKTGQAALQSPFDWKPTCELMAGRTEATFVIDFIADDRSCQPNHTDTTTVTFLVKDPSVVADIKVPNVFTPNGDGINDYFGVSDLPENSCAEQFKSVDISNRYGKSVFTSTDPKFRWYGTNDPIGTYYYLIQTSTRTFKGPVTLLR; this is encoded by the coding sequence ATGGTGCATCTTTACCGTAGACGCTTTTTGATGGTGGGCTTAATCAGTGTGTTGCTGATTATCAGTGGAGTTGTGCGCGCTACGCATATCGTTGGTGGAGAACTGGAACTTCGCTATCTAGGGCCCCAGAGCGCCTTTTCTCACCGTGTTGTTCTGAATTTGTACTTCGACGACGTAAACGGCGACTCAGGAGCCGACGACGGTTTTGTGTCCGTAGGCGTCTTTTCGAAACGAACCGATGAACTTATTGGGTTTGTTTCCCTCCGTCGCATCAGTAGCGAGTACGTGGCTTATACCAACAACTCCTGCCAGATAGCCAATCTGCGCACCCGGCTTATTCGTCATAGCCAGGATATCAATCTTGATCCCAACGTTTTCAACGATCCGGGTGGCTATTACCTGTCCTGGGAGCGCTGTTGCCGCAACAGCACCATTGTTAATATTCAAAACCCCGCCAACGCGGGTTCTACCTTTTACCTGGAATTTCCGGCTCTATCGGTCAGGAATTCATCCCCCGTTTTTACGATTCCCAGAGGTGATTATGCGTGTATCAATCAGCCCTTTACCCTTGACTTCAGCGCCAAGGATGCCGACGGTGATAGTCTGACGTATGCACTGGTAACGCCCTACAATGGTCACAGCACCCGAAATGTTCCGAACCCCGGCTACTCCGCAGCAAACTTTCCCATTTTCTTTCCCGCGCCCTATACACCCGTTTCGTGGATTTCGGGCGTTTCAGAAGCGAATGAAATTCCGGGCTCTCAACCGCTTCGGGTTAACGCCCGCTCTGGATTATTGACTGTAACACCCAACCGTACCGGCTTGCACGTGTTTTCGGTTCAGGTGGACGAATACCGCAAAGGCGTTCGAATCGGGCGCGTCCGGCGCGACTATCAGATATTGGTTGTCGATTGCCAAAAAAATGATCCGCCCAAATTACTGTTCCGTCCCGAAGGGCAGGCCTCGTTTTATACCCAGGGGACCGTGCTGACAATTGCCGAAAAAGACACCAACTGTCTCGACCTGTATGTCACGGACCCGAACCCGAACCAGCGCATTCGGATCATCAACATGAGCGGTTCGTTACCCGGCCTGACATTGGCTCCCGGCGACCTGTTTACCCGATCTACCCGCGACACCCTCCGCACTAAATTTTGCTTTGGCCGGTGCGTCGGCAATGGTCAGCCTTTTACACTCCTGATTCGAGCCACGGACGAAGGTTGTCCACAGGGCCTTAGCGACACGATCAGCATTCGTCTGAATATCGTTCCGTCGCCCAACAACAAACCACTCGCCAGTACGAACCTGCTGAACAATAAGAGTACAGTAACCGTCGGCACCTCCTTGAGCTTTACCGCTTTTGGCAACGACATTGACAACGATAACATCACGATTCAGGCTGTCGGGCGCGGCTTTACACTGGCGCAGGCTGGTATGAGCTTCGGGTCGGCAACGGGAATCGGCAAAGTAGCGCAACCGTTTACCTGGAAACCAACCTGCACCGATGCCACGCGAGCCGAGTACATCGTTGATTTCATTGTCACAGATACGCGCTGTAACGGAAATCTGCGTGATACGGTTACGGTCAACCTGTCCGCTATGGGCTTGCCTAGCCAGCCGCCAACCGTTCGGACAACCTTAGCCCAGCCCGTTGTTGAGCTAACGGTTGGTTCGAAAGAGTCGGCGGGCAGCACGTTTACCGTCATTGGGGATGACGCCGACCGGGATACCATTCGGTTAACAGCCGTCGGACGCGGCTTTAATTACAAGGTTTCAGGCATGAACTTTACGGACAAAACGGGTCAGGCGGCTCTTCAGTCCCCATTCGACTGGAAACCGACCTGTGAGCTAATGGCTGGCAGGACAGAAGCTACCTTCGTCATTGATTTTATTGCCGATGACCGATCGTGCCAGCCCAATCATACGGACACGACCACCGTAACGTTTCTCGTCAAAGACCCATCGGTCGTAGCGGATATCAAAGTACCCAACGTCTTTACGCCAAACGGTGACGGTATCAATGATTATTTTGGCGTTAGTGATCTACCGGAAAATTCGTGCGCCGAGCAGTTTAAATCGGTCGACATTTCAAATCGTTACGGCAAAAGTGTATTTACGTCTACCGATCCTAAATTTCGCTGGTATGGCACGAATGACCCGATAGGCACTTACTACTACCTTATTCAAACCTCTACCCGAACGTTTAAAGGCCCCGTGACGCTGCTCCGATAA
- the rlmD gene encoding 23S rRNA (uracil(1939)-C(5))-methyltransferase RlmD, with product MRRRSHKAPERLYAVSVDAVAAEGKCIVRTEDGVIFVDNPTGGPGVAPGDVVDLRVTNRKKQYREAVAEHIHELSPVRTEPFCEHFGTCGGCKWQHIRYDEQLRFKHQQVVDHLTRIGKVPLPDIRAILAAHPTQYYRNKLEFTCAEGRWLTQAEVGTTETIDPRAVGFHVPGRFDKVLPIRHCYLQPDPSNAIRLAVANYAFENELSLYNLKVHTGFLRTLIIRTAESSGQLMVTVQVAQDKPETLAGLLNFLQTTFPQITSLNYIINTKKNDSYQDQEVINWSGKPYIEERMDAGSGLGGESQTLTFRVGPKSFYQTNAQQAFTLYKVARDWARLTGKERVYDLYTGTGTIALFVARMAQHVVGVEYVEASVADARVNAQVNGITNTTFVAGDMRDILTDGFFDQHGRPDVVITDPPRAGMDEAVTRQLLKAAPERIVYVSCNTATQARDLGILDEGYRVADVQPVDMFPHTHHVENIALLVKK from the coding sequence ATGCGTAGAAGGAGTCATAAAGCCCCCGAACGGTTGTACGCAGTTTCGGTTGATGCTGTGGCAGCGGAGGGGAAGTGTATTGTACGGACTGAAGACGGCGTTATTTTTGTCGATAACCCAACCGGAGGACCCGGTGTTGCACCCGGCGATGTGGTTGACCTGCGGGTTACGAACCGGAAAAAGCAATACCGTGAAGCTGTTGCTGAACACATCCACGAATTGTCGCCGGTGCGAACAGAGCCGTTTTGCGAACATTTCGGCACCTGTGGCGGCTGTAAATGGCAGCACATTCGTTACGATGAACAGTTGCGGTTCAAACATCAGCAGGTTGTCGATCATCTGACGCGGATCGGCAAAGTGCCACTGCCTGATATCCGGGCTATTCTGGCGGCCCATCCAACGCAGTATTACCGCAATAAACTCGAATTTACCTGCGCCGAAGGACGCTGGCTAACGCAGGCCGAAGTAGGGACCACCGAGACGATTGACCCGAGAGCCGTTGGCTTTCACGTGCCGGGTCGTTTCGATAAAGTGTTGCCCATCAGGCATTGTTACCTTCAGCCTGATCCGTCCAACGCGATTCGACTGGCTGTTGCGAATTATGCGTTCGAAAATGAACTGAGTTTGTACAATTTAAAAGTACATACGGGTTTTTTGCGGACGCTGATCATCCGAACGGCAGAGTCGTCGGGGCAGTTGATGGTGACGGTTCAAGTGGCGCAGGACAAGCCCGAGACGCTGGCCGGCTTACTGAATTTTCTGCAAACAACCTTCCCGCAGATCACGTCGCTGAATTACATCATCAACACAAAGAAAAACGATAGCTATCAGGATCAGGAAGTAATCAACTGGTCGGGCAAGCCGTACATCGAAGAACGGATGGATGCCGGGAGTGGTCTCGGCGGTGAGTCGCAGACGCTTACGTTTCGGGTTGGTCCCAAGTCGTTTTACCAAACCAACGCTCAGCAGGCTTTCACCCTTTACAAAGTCGCGCGTGACTGGGCTAGGTTGACGGGTAAGGAACGGGTGTATGACCTGTACACCGGTACGGGGACAATTGCGTTGTTTGTTGCCCGGATGGCGCAGCATGTCGTCGGCGTGGAATACGTTGAAGCGTCGGTGGCCGATGCGCGGGTCAATGCGCAGGTAAATGGCATCACGAACACCACCTTTGTGGCGGGCGATATGCGTGACATTCTAACCGATGGGTTCTTCGATCAGCATGGCCGTCCCGACGTGGTCATCACCGATCCGCCACGGGCTGGAATGGATGAAGCCGTAACGCGTCAATTGCTTAAAGCGGCTCCCGAACGCATCGTGTACGTAAGCTGTAACACGGCTACGCAAGCCCGCGATTTAGGCATTCTGGACGAAGGCTATCGGGTCGCCGATGTTCAACCGGTGGATATGTTTCCTCATACTCACCACGTAGAAAATATCGCCCTGCTGGTGAAAAAGTAA
- the dnaB gene encoding replicative DNA helicase — protein sequence MENNARPNQHLRKPSAFAGGRQQAGNHWLDTGLGKLPPQALDLEEAVLGALMIEKDALSSVVDILKPETFYKEAHQRIYNAILTLFGNSDPIDLLTVTQQLRKTGEIEIVGGGGYVSELTFRVNSAANIEYHARVISEQALKRALISMSSTILRDAYEDTTDVFELLDRTEQSLFKISESNIKKNYADMSTIVRMALNELETKKNQEGLTGVPSGFTNLDRVTSGWQPTELIILAARPAMGKTAFVVSALRNAAVDHGKPVAIFSLEMSSVQLVNRLISAEAEIDSEKIRKGTLAPHEWTQLHHKIQRLTEAPIFIDDTPALSILELRAKCRRLKAQHDIQMVVIDYLQLMSGDTSGKGGGNREQEIASISRALKNLAKELNVPVIALSQLSRAVETRGGDKKPQLSDLRESGSIEQDADMVCFLYRPEYYNITQDENGNSTAGIGEVIIAKNRSGSLDTIQLRFINKFTKFCDLDSYFEPVPTQGFTPEMNGLSSFDAPPVGNVFKSKANDRSNFGHADPGQETPF from the coding sequence ATGGAAAATAACGCACGTCCTAACCAACACCTTCGCAAACCCTCCGCCTTCGCCGGCGGTCGTCAGCAAGCAGGCAATCACTGGCTCGATACCGGGCTCGGTAAGTTGCCACCACAGGCTCTTGATCTGGAAGAGGCCGTGTTGGGGGCTCTCATGATCGAAAAAGACGCGCTTTCTTCGGTTGTTGACATTCTGAAGCCGGAAACGTTTTACAAAGAAGCGCATCAGCGAATTTACAACGCCATTCTGACCCTGTTTGGCAACTCCGATCCGATTGATCTACTGACCGTTACGCAGCAACTGCGCAAAACGGGCGAGATTGAAATTGTCGGTGGTGGAGGTTACGTTTCTGAACTTACATTCCGGGTTAACTCGGCGGCTAACATCGAGTATCACGCGCGGGTTATATCCGAGCAGGCCCTGAAACGGGCACTGATCTCGATGTCGTCTACGATTCTGCGCGACGCCTACGAGGACACAACCGACGTTTTTGAACTGCTCGACCGCACTGAGCAATCGCTCTTCAAGATTTCGGAATCGAACATCAAGAAGAACTACGCCGACATGAGTACCATCGTCAGGATGGCTCTCAATGAACTGGAAACAAAGAAAAACCAGGAGGGACTGACGGGCGTACCATCAGGCTTTACGAACCTTGATCGGGTGACATCGGGCTGGCAACCAACGGAATTGATTATTCTGGCGGCCAGACCTGCGATGGGTAAAACGGCGTTTGTCGTTTCGGCCCTGCGCAATGCCGCCGTCGACCACGGCAAACCCGTCGCTATTTTCTCCCTGGAGATGTCGTCGGTACAGCTGGTCAACCGGCTTATTTCGGCGGAAGCCGAGATCGATTCCGAAAAAATACGGAAAGGAACGCTGGCTCCGCACGAGTGGACGCAACTCCACCATAAAATTCAGCGGCTGACCGAAGCACCGATCTTTATTGACGACACGCCTGCCCTGTCTATTCTGGAACTGCGGGCAAAATGCCGCCGTCTGAAAGCACAGCACGATATTCAGATGGTCGTCATTGACTACCTTCAGCTTATGTCGGGTGATACATCAGGCAAGGGTGGCGGTAACCGCGAGCAGGAAATTGCCTCGATTTCGCGGGCGCTGAAAAACCTGGCGAAAGAACTGAACGTACCCGTCATCGCGCTGTCGCAGTTGAGCCGGGCCGTTGAAACGCGCGGTGGTGACAAGAAGCCGCAGCTTTCCGACCTTCGGGAATCGGGATCTATCGAGCAGGATGCTGACATGGTGTGCTTCCTGTACCGCCCCGAGTACTACAACATCACCCAGGACGAAAACGGAAACTCAACCGCCGGCATTGGCGAGGTTATCATTGCCAAAAACCGAAGCGGTTCGCTCGATACGATCCAACTCCGGTTTATTAACAAATTCACGAAATTCTGCGATCTGGATTCGTACTTCGAACCCGTACCGACGCAGGGATTCACCCCCGAAATGAACGGGCTAAGCAGTTTCGACGCTCCGCCAGTGGGCAACGTCTTCAAGAGTAAGGCGAACGACCGTTCGAACTTCGGCCACGCCGACCCTGGTCAGGAAACCCCATTTTAA